Proteins encoded in a region of the Paenibacillus sp. W2I17 genome:
- a CDS encoding C40 family peptidase encodes MFKKKLTAAVLSITFALSLGAGSAFADSKMDTVIDSAMGTTYKSGGTTLNGFDCSGFTRYVFDKLGIDLARQSSSQFDMGDSVSRMEMRAGDLVFFNTTGKGVSHVGIFVGDGKFAHSSSSKGVTISALSENYWANRYVGAKRIMSTDAYESLALD; translated from the coding sequence TTGTTCAAGAAGAAATTAACCGCAGCTGTACTTAGCATCACATTCGCTTTATCGCTTGGTGCAGGTAGCGCATTCGCAGATTCAAAGATGGACACAGTAATTGATTCAGCAATGGGAACTACATACAAAAGTGGGGGAACAACGCTTAACGGCTTTGACTGCTCCGGATTTACACGGTATGTATTCGACAAGTTGGGTATTGATTTGGCACGCCAATCCAGTTCCCAATTCGACATGGGCGATTCCGTATCCCGCATGGAGATGAGAGCTGGCGATCTGGTGTTCTTTAATACAACAGGTAAAGGCGTATCTCATGTAGGAATCTTTGTAGGGGATGGAAAGTTCGCACACTCCTCTTCTTCCAAAGGCGTTACGATCAGTGCATTGAGTGAAAACTATTGGGCCAATCGTTATGTTGGCGCGAAACGGATTATGAGCACGGACGCATATGAATCACTGGCCCTTGACTAG
- a CDS encoding GNAT family N-acetyltransferase — protein sequence MKETPVTFHVVPMREEHAELICSWQYDPPYNIYSWLPWEQMKALEVEFGDAQLRQEQYAIVLDQNDRICGFAQYFPLQGVTRIGLGMHPELCGQGQGIAFVTAIVQEAIRRNPTNEIDLEVLTWNARAIQVYLKSGFVTQDTYERQTPSGLKPFHCMVYEGPRG from the coding sequence ATGAAGGAAACCCCTGTGACGTTTCACGTTGTACCTATGCGAGAAGAACATGCGGAGCTTATCTGCAGTTGGCAGTATGACCCGCCTTACAATATCTACAGCTGGCTCCCCTGGGAGCAGATGAAAGCTCTGGAAGTGGAATTCGGAGATGCACAGCTGCGGCAGGAGCAATATGCGATCGTCCTGGATCAGAACGATCGTATATGTGGGTTTGCTCAATACTTCCCACTTCAAGGGGTAACCCGGATTGGCCTTGGCATGCATCCAGAGCTGTGTGGTCAGGGTCAAGGGATAGCTTTTGTCACTGCCATTGTACAGGAAGCCATTCGCCGAAATCCCACAAATGAGATTGATCTGGAAGTACTCACTTGGAATGCTCGTGCCATTCAAGTCTATCTGAAGAGTGGATTTGTCACCCAGGATACATACGAACGACAGACCCCAAGCGGCTTGAAGCCCTTTCACTGTATGGTTTATGAAGGGCCTCGCGGTTAG